Proteins encoded within one genomic window of Solea senegalensis isolate Sse05_10M linkage group LG11, IFAPA_SoseM_1, whole genome shotgun sequence:
- the LOC122777327 gene encoding procollagen C-endopeptidase enhancer 2-like, with the protein MSVTAGQRGSAKVEVALIKAYKTGRLNVAKSGPTTSVTLTSTCKRCPGLSKGLNYVLMGKVDAQGNGQLSPSSFTLLYKPIHAKALALLSRKSC; encoded by the exons ATGTCTGTGACTGCTGGTCAAAGAGGCTCCGCAAAAGTGGAGGTGGCCCTGATCAAGGCCTACAAGACAGGACGCCTCAACGTCGCCAAATCAGGCCCGACCACGTCAGTCACTCTGACCTCCACCTGCAAGAGATGCCCCGGCCTAAGCAAAG GCTTGAACTACGTGTTGATGGGGAAAGTGGACGCTCAGGGCAACGGCCAGCTGAGCCCCTCCAGCTTTACTCTCCTCTATAAGCCCATCCACGCCAAAGCACTCGCCCTCCTTTCTCGCAAATCATGCTGA